The following proteins are encoded in a genomic region of Brachypodium distachyon strain Bd21 chromosome 1, Brachypodium_distachyon_v3.0, whole genome shotgun sequence:
- the LOC100821436 gene encoding uncharacterized protein LOC100821436 isoform X1, with protein sequence MLTEYFEANRTITEARGILYKDFPEKFVWHATLKIWKTRTKQFQVGRIVSAHPAEGERYYMRVLLNHVTGSTSFEDLRTVDGVLCPSFREAAERRGLVEADNTLDECLTEAELFQMPSSLRRLFATILVFCEASDVRGLWDKHLGAMLEDYRRIHTCPHIVEQKVLLDIRNMLQSMGKDITLFPLPNIDESHDTIGGEGREIIEESSIEVDIEHASLASSLNLEQKSAYDEILSAIDSGNGGVFFVDGPGGTGKTFLYKALLAKVRSEGKMAVATATSRVAASIMPRGRTAHSRFKIPLNIDEGATCSFTKQSGTAKLLRMASLIIWDEASMTKRQAVEALDNSMRDIMGRHDLPFGGKTVVFGGDFRQVLPVVRKGTRPQITDATLRMSYLWESMRQLKLIRNMRAQNDEWFADFLLRVGNGTEETDEDSNICLPQEICVPCTGEGR encoded by the coding sequence ATGCTCACAGAGTATTTTGAGGCTAACAGGACAATTACGGAGGCTCGAGGAATTCTATACAAGGATTTCCCAGAAAAGTTTGTATGGCACGCGACCCTGAAAATATGGAAAACGAGGACAAAACAGTTCCAGGTTGGTAGAATCGTGTCGGCTCATCCTGCTGAGGGAGAACGGTACTACATGAGGGTGTTGTTAAACCATGTGACCGGATCGACATCGTTCGAAGACCTGAGGACGGTGGATGGTGTCCTTTGCCCAAGCTTCCGAGAAGCCGCTGAAAGAAGGGGTCTCGTTGAGGCTGACAACACCCTTGACGAATGTCTTACAGAGGCTGAGCTATTCCAGATGCCATCCTCGTTGCGTAGGCTCTTTGCAACTATCTTGGTGTTTTGCGAGGCTAGCGATGTGCGCGGGCTCTGGGATAAGCACCTAGGTGCAATGTTAGAGGACTATCGACGGATCCACACATGCCCACACATAGTGGAGCAGAAGGTGTTGCTAGACATCAGGAACATGCTGCAATCGATGGGAAAAGACATAACGTTGTTCCCTTTGCCCAACATTGATGAGTCGCATGACACTATCGGTGGCGAGGGTAGAGAGATCATTGAGGAGTCCTCAATCGAGGTAGACATTGAGCACGCTTCTCTAGCATCCTCCCTTAACCTCGAGCAAAAATCCGCCTACGATGAGATATTATCCGCCATCGATAGTGGCAATGGAGGTGTCTTCTTTGTAGATGGCCCGGGAGGCACTGGGAAGACTTTTTTATATAAAGCATTACTTGCGAAGGTTCGTAGCGAGGGCAAGATGGCCGTGGCAACTGCGACATCGAGAGTTGCAGCGTCTATCATGCCTAGAGGCAGGACCGCACACTCAAGGTTTAAGATCCCGCTCAACATTGACGAAGGCGCAACATGTAGCTTTACGAAGCAGAGTGGGACGGCCAAGCTCCTTCGCATGGCATCTCTCATAATATGGGACGAGGCCTCCATGACAAAGCGCCAGGCAGTTGAGGCACTCGACAATAGCATGCGGGATATAATGGGCCGACATGACCTGCCATTTGGGGGGAAGACCGTTGTGTTTGGCGGGGACTTTAGGCAGGTCCTCCCAGTTGTCCGGAAGGGGACAAGGCCCCAGATTACCGACGCGACTTTGCGCATGTCATACCTATGGGAAAGCATGCGACAACTCAAGCTCATTCGTAACATGAGGGCACAGAACGATGAGTGGTTTGCAGATTTTTTGCTACGTGTCGGGAATGGCACCGAGGAGACAGACGAGGACAGCAACATTTGCCTGCCTCAAGAAATTTGTGTGCCGTGTACTGGGGAAGGACGCTGA
- the LOC100821436 gene encoding uncharacterized protein LOC100821436 isoform X3, whose product MFADNPYECRFTSVTQVFEMRNMGEGTIPFFPPFLPCDRIFASTLYNDIYVDVIGMVLYVSSVAFADGIYNRRIPFRNLLLMDDKFNFVNVRVKDKMESGHTRAWARSAEECTIVIVTMLRVKHAEQCLHTTTFNRVHFGPDVDVARQMKKRINNDLS is encoded by the exons ATGTTTGCTGATAATCCTTATGAATGTCGTTTCACTTCCGTCACTCAAGTGTTTGAGATGAGAAACATGGGTGAAGGGACAATCCCTTTCTTTCCTCCCTTCCTTCCATGTGATCGGATTTTCGCATCCACTCTTTATAATGACATCTATGTCG ATGTCATTGGAATGGTTTTGTATGTAAGCTCAGTGGCTTTTGCGGATGGCATCTATAATAGGCGAATCCCATTTAGGAATCTTCTTCTGATGGATGACAA GTTTAATTTTGTGAACGTACGTGTGAAGGACAAAATGGAAAGTGGCCACACTCGTGCTTGGGCAAGAAGTGCTGAGGAGTGTACAATTGTTATTGTTACCATGCTGAGAGTAAAGCATGCTG AGCAATGTCTGCATACTACTACCTTCAATAGGGTGCACTTTGGTCCAGATGTTGATGTTGCACGTCAGATGAAAAAGAG GATCAACAATGACCTTAGTTGA